In a genomic window of Penaeus vannamei isolate JL-2024 chromosome 10, ASM4276789v1, whole genome shotgun sequence:
- the LOC138862962 gene encoding uncharacterized protein — translation MFFFNGKRKSRVLLTLLLMATSSLGASEVSNPEDFEDASERSPWMTDPESFWDAVDAFLDLHDQVPDGKLRPRRQKRGQSEDDYGDNFEDDYEDNDDDYGDNFEDDYEDNDDDDYADNYDGEDGSENIFQFLHTPTGYSPGWDNIVDLVQFAVDIHEAVSRIAEHGEYDLPGDSGDDQKQFYSYSWDRRRGGGGGGEEKKEEGEGREGGNGDEEGEGEREEKGGGEREGKRGGEREGKGGGEGERDGGGGGGKEEKEEGKGREGEREGNRGGEREGKGGRERKGKVGREREREGKGGGEREREGKGGGEREREGKGGGEREREGKGGGEREREGKGGGESEGKGGEREKEGKGGGEGERERKEATDSFQEEGVEGGPLTESSPPEGTKESDVPELQTNFRREEGIEGEDGIREEKEGREEWREDETASDRRHHDRFPRSERGEGKTSQKGKNWRHKPFITSFSTSFPLFQFDLPFSNFRLLSLQDPLPLPEE, via the exons ATGTTTTTCTTTAATGGAAAGCGCAAGTCTAGAGTTTTATTGACC CTCCTCCTCATGGCGACATCATCTCTTGGAGCCTCTGAGGTCAGCAACCCCGAGGACTTCGAGGACGCCAGCGAAAGGAGTCCTTGGATGACTGACCCCGAGAGCTTTTGGGACGCAGTGGATGCCTTCCTGGATCTCCATGACCAGGTGCCAG ATGGAAAACTTCGACCACGACGACAGAAACGCGGCCAGAGCGAAGACGACTACGGAGATAACTTCGAAGACGACTACGAAGACAACGACGATGACTACGGAGATAACTTCGAAGACGACTACGAAGACAACGACGATGATGACTACGCAGACAACTACGACGGGGAAGACGGCAGCGAAAACATCTTCCAATTTCTTCACACGCCCACCGGGTATTCGCCGGGATGGGACAATATTGTTGATCTTGTGCAATTTGCTGTGGATATTCACGAAGCTGTCTCTCGCattgcag AACACGGAGAATATGATCTTCCCGGCGATTCAGGAGACGACCAGAAGCAGTTTTATTCTTACTCGTGGGAccgtcgaagaggaggaggaggaggaggagaagagaaaaaagaagaaggagaaggaagagaaggaggaaacggagatgaagaaggagaaggagaaagagaagaaaaaggaggaggagaaagagaagggaaaagaggaggagaaagagaaggaaaaggaggaggagaaggagaaagagatggaggaggaggagggggaaaagaggaaaaagaagaaggaaaaggaagagaaggagaaagagaaggaaacagaggaggagaaagagaagggaaaggaggaagagaaagaaaaggaaaagtaggaagagaaagagaaagagaaggaaaaggaggaggagaaagagaaagagaaggaaaaggaggaggagaaagagaaagagaaggaaaaggaggaggagaaagagaaagagaaggaaaaggaggaggagagagagaaagagaaggaaaaggaggaggagaaagcgaaggaaaaggaggagaaagagaaaaagaaggaaaaggaggaggagaaggagaaagagaacgaaaagaagcgACAGATTCATTCCAGGAAGAGGGAGTTGAAGGAGGACCTCTCACAGAGTCTTCCCCTCCTGAAGGAACCAAAGAGAGTGATGTCCCTGAACTGCAGACAAACTTCAGAAGGGAAGAAGGcatagaaggagaggatggaatcagggaggaaaaggaaggaagagaggaatggagggaggacgAGACCGCGAGCGACCGCCGCCACCACGACAGGTTTCCCCGCAgcgaaaggggtgaagggaagacaAGCCAGAAAGGGAAAAATTGGAGACACAAGCCCTTTATAACGAGCTTTTCcacgtccttccctctctttcagttCGACTTGCCTTTCAGCAACTTCCGGCTCTTGTCTCTGCAGGACCCCTTGCCCTTGCCAGAGGAATAG
- the LOC113826993 gene encoding uncharacterized protein: protein MSRWILVFVLVVCRLPECFSNIRSKTEDSQDKSPWRLDLDAFWPAVEEFTAMHSHLATHDDDIETFLRAREGRHPDEGAAGDEGERLFHLLYTPSPTPPGFSSFLDLLQFAEELRGVINRLSEQDEDAEENTSPRQHLYPEKKEQGQRSDESPLKDVEESKENGKISEQDDENRLVENGDSTKPKTEGQKNVIKPTQKNTNWIENPEGFEDAEDPTRRPRRCSGVHPTPEEDPAEPRTTDGKKHRKSHKPYFSTFTFSFPLFEFDVPFSNFKILPLTDPYALPEDE, encoded by the exons ATGTCTCGTTGG ATTCTTGTCTTTGTCCTAGTTGTATGTAGACTACCTGAATGTTTTTCCAATATAAGGAGTAAGACTGAGGACTCGCAAGATAAATCTCCATGGCGTTTGGACCTGGATGCCTTTTGGCCTGCTGTGGAGGAATTCACTGCCATGCACTCCCATTTAGCTACGCATGACG ACGACATCGAAACTTTCCTCCGAGCGAGAGAGGGACGACATCCCGACGAAGGCGCAGCAGGAGACGAGGGCGAGAGGCTGTTCCACCTCCTCTACACACCCTCCCCAACGCCACCCGGTTTTAGCAGCTTCCTGGACCTTCTGCAGTTTGCTGAAGAGCTGCGTGGTGTCATTAATCGCTTGTCTG AACAAGACGAAGACGCTGAAGAAAATACATCCCCTCGACAACATCTTTACcctgaaaagaaagaacaaggccAAAGATCAGATGAGTCTCCCCTAAAAGATGTCGAAGAgtctaaagaaaacgggaagatttcGGAGCAAGACGATGAAAACAGACTCGTAGAAAACGGGGACTCGACCAAGCCAAAAACGGAAGGGCAAAAAAACGTCATAAAACCCACACAGAAGAACACCAACTGGATCGAAAATCCTGAAGGCTTCGAAGATGCAGAAGACCCAACGAGAAGGCCTCGTCGTTGCTCAGGCGTCCACCCAACGCCAGAGGAAGACCCCGCAGAACCACGCACAACGGACGGCAAGAAACACCGCAAAAGCCACAAACCTTACTTCTCAACTTTTACCTTCTCGTTTCCTCTGTTTGAGTTCGATGTCCCCTTTTCCAATTTCAAGATCCTGCCTCTTACCGACCCTTATGCTTTGCCGGAGGACGAATGA